From one Candidatus Amarolinea dominans genomic stretch:
- the cmr1 gene encoding type III-B CRISPR module RAMP protein Cmr1: protein MTEPLNITIRTLTPLWTGGVDGAMDRIHETGILGSLRWWYEAIVRGLGECARSNLRKDGRALSIRH from the coding sequence ATGACCGAACCACTGAACATCACCATTCGCACCCTGACCCCCCTGTGGACCGGCGGCGTGGACGGCGCCATGGACCGCATCCACGAGACCGGCATCCTCGGCAGCCTGCGCTGGTGGTACGAGGCGATTGTGCGCGGGTTGGGGGAGTGCGCGCGATCCAACCTCAGAAAGGACGGCAGAGCGCTGTCAATTCGACACTAA
- a CDS encoding AbrB/MazE/SpoVT family DNA-binding domain-containing protein, protein METTVQIRQRGTLTLPVEIREKYGIQAGDIFRLVDIEGTMVFTPMVAMVPELAREIERLRLEAGLSLDQLLVSLRQQRERYYEEHYAAAEPG, encoded by the coding sequence ATGGAAACAACAGTCCAAATTCGCCAGCGCGGCACGCTGACCCTGCCGGTCGAAATCCGGGAAAAGTACGGCATCCAGGCCGGCGACATCTTCCGCCTGGTTGATATCGAGGGTACGATGGTCTTTACGCCGATGGTGGCGATGGTGCCTGAGTTGGCGCGTGAGATTGAGCGGCTGCGCCTGGAAGCGGGCCTGAGCCTCGATCAGCTTCTGGTGAGCCTGCGCCAGCAGCGCGAACGTTACTACGAGGAACATTATGCCGCCGCTGAGCCTGGCTAA
- the cas5d gene encoding type I-D CRISPR-associated protein Cas5/Csc1, with the protein MHIYRCELTLLEATFFSSREVSAIYQTEPLLGNIALAYACGFCQASYFNDSVIHYRAHLTALNEQGLYVTPGTITGQPRFTLSQFNAQADAYWYAFANNVIVTRPDGAWTEKSGQAWYVLWPDGRRQKVGLENRPQHGRIRLLAIGNRAAAYVLSGQPQSIPATCAWASS; encoded by the coding sequence ATGCATATCTATCGCTGCGAGCTGACACTGCTGGAGGCCACCTTCTTCAGCAGCCGTGAGGTGAGCGCCATATATCAGACCGAACCGCTGCTGGGCAACATCGCCCTGGCCTATGCCTGCGGCTTCTGTCAAGCGTCTTACTTCAATGACAGCGTAATCCACTACCGGGCGCATCTGACTGCGCTGAACGAACAGGGGCTGTACGTCACGCCGGGCACCATCACTGGCCAGCCGCGCTTCACGTTGAGCCAGTTCAACGCGCAGGCCGACGCCTACTGGTACGCCTTCGCTAACAACGTTATCGTCACCCGACCCGACGGTGCCTGGACCGAGAAAAGCGGCCAGGCCTGGTACGTTCTCTGGCCGGATGGCCGGCGGCAAAAGGTGGGGCTGGAGAACCGGCCGCAGCATGGCCGCATCCGTCTGCTGGCCATCGGCAACCGCGCTGCAGCTTACGTACTCAGCGGCCAGCCGCAGAGCATTCCTGCTACGTGCGCCTGGGCAAGTTCATGA
- a CDS encoding WYL domain-containing protein: MKAVINGRGDRNRSWLVIKRGLALVRRLLRGPASKESLLMAINSEVGPDAYSEESSAAERAFKRDRETLHEELGVIITFDRRAGVYWLESPGNHAWLDLPDEHLAAMATIYQTFKQNGPDAERVRAFLDTLATLLPAERISRIERQRDVISVELRELDERPIPTRVMTEVRRAIAQRQQLSFNYRAAVSGHKIFLYHEVEPYDLVFRVGHWYLECFDLFTRDVESGEQRQDEHRYLRLQGIVDDDRLQVLPQRLPPGRRPRKLFSLRYRLAREAAHHGVSRHFPDMQIQRQEDGSVIVEAKTPDPWMAVRTLLGYGENCVVLGGEEALREMHRRVAGMAKHYDLLPVEVR; encoded by the coding sequence ATGAAAGCAGTCATCAACGGGCGTGGCGACCGTAATAGATCCTGGCTGGTGATCAAACGTGGACTGGCCCTTGTCAGGCGGTTGCTGCGCGGGCCGGCCAGTAAAGAATCATTGCTAATGGCAATCAACAGCGAGGTTGGGCCAGATGCTTATAGTGAGGAGTCAAGTGCAGCCGAGCGTGCGTTCAAACGCGACCGTGAAACACTGCATGAAGAGCTTGGCGTAATCATCACGTTCGACCGACGCGCAGGCGTCTACTGGCTGGAGAGCCCGGGCAACCACGCGTGGCTCGATCTACCTGATGAACACCTAGCGGCGATGGCCACCATCTATCAAACGTTCAAACAAAACGGGCCCGATGCCGAACGTGTGCGGGCGTTCCTCGACACGCTTGCCACCTTGCTCCCGGCGGAACGGATATCGCGTATTGAGCGCCAACGCGACGTCATCAGCGTGGAACTGCGTGAGTTGGACGAGCGCCCAATCCCGACGCGGGTAATGACAGAGGTCAGGCGCGCCATTGCGCAGCGGCAGCAGTTGAGCTTCAACTATCGAGCAGCCGTCAGTGGCCACAAGATCTTTCTGTACCACGAAGTCGAACCGTACGATCTGGTTTTTCGCGTCGGGCATTGGTACCTTGAGTGTTTTGATTTGTTCACACGCGATGTCGAGTCTGGCGAACAACGGCAAGATGAGCATCGTTATCTTCGGCTACAGGGAATTGTAGATGATGACCGTTTGCAGGTATTACCACAGAGGCTGCCTCCCGGTCGCCGTCCGCGCAAGCTATTTTCCTTGCGTTACCGGCTGGCGCGCGAAGCGGCCCATCATGGCGTGAGCCGGCACTTTCCCGACATGCAGATTCAACGTCAGGAAGACGGTTCAGTCATCGTCGAAGCGAAGACACCCGACCCTTGGATGGCCGTGCGCACGCTGTTGGGATATGGAGAAAACTGCGTCGTACTCGGAGGCGAGGAGGCGCTGCGGGAGATGCACCGTCGCGTGGCGGGCATGGCCAAGCATTATGACCTACTGCCAGTAGAAGTTCGATGA
- a CDS encoding ATP-binding protein has product MNNFHSIAADPPVYYDRWLTPQLRSACEAFPIVVLTGARQVGKSTLLRRAEPFSSWRYHTMDDFDTLRQVQENPASLWAGVSEVILDEVQKAPELLPAIKRAVDEQPGRYRFVLSGSANLLLMGKVSESLAGRAVYFVLDPLTLGERHGQPPPSLLTDVLAGRWPQDGLLPAAPADPLPLLQRGFMPALLALKTPEDCVRWWDGYVATYLERDLRQMSQVESLVDFRRVMALLALRTGQLLNQSDVARDAGLSQSTIHRYLNLLEATHLFERVPAYLGSHTTRLLKAPRAFWADVGLAVFLAGYYTAADLAGAREVGAFFETLIYQHLRVSSGLLAPRARLHFWRTQTGDEVDFVLEHGRRVVGIEVKMTNSPGYRHSAGLVKFLAEYPQAVGGILVHGGQTIRRLDEKIVAVPWPLLTG; this is encoded by the coding sequence ATGAATAACTTTCATTCAATCGCTGCCGATCCTCCGGTCTACTATGATCGTTGGCTGACACCGCAACTGCGCTCGGCGTGCGAAGCGTTTCCGATTGTGGTGTTGACCGGCGCGCGTCAGGTGGGCAAGAGCACCCTTCTGCGGCGGGCGGAGCCGTTCAGCAGTTGGCGCTATCACACCATGGATGACTTCGACACGTTGCGCCAGGTGCAAGAGAACCCTGCCAGCCTGTGGGCCGGGGTCAGCGAGGTCATCCTGGACGAGGTGCAGAAAGCACCCGAGTTGCTGCCGGCCATCAAGCGGGCTGTTGATGAGCAGCCCGGCCGTTACCGTTTCGTCTTGTCCGGGTCGGCCAATTTGCTCTTGATGGGTAAGGTGAGCGAGAGCCTGGCCGGTCGCGCCGTTTACTTCGTGCTCGATCCGCTGACGCTTGGTGAACGGCATGGACAACCGCCCCCGTCACTCCTGACTGATGTCTTGGCGGGCCGCTGGCCGCAGGATGGGTTGCTGCCCGCAGCGCCGGCTGATCCTCTTCCTCTGCTCCAACGGGGCTTCATGCCTGCCTTGCTGGCGCTCAAGACGCCGGAAGACTGCGTGAGATGGTGGGATGGCTATGTCGCCACGTACCTGGAGCGCGATCTCCGGCAGATGTCGCAGGTCGAATCGCTGGTAGACTTTCGCCGCGTCATGGCGCTGTTGGCATTGCGCACAGGGCAATTGCTCAATCAATCGGACGTGGCGCGCGATGCGGGCCTCTCGCAGTCAACGATCCATCGCTATTTGAATCTACTGGAAGCCACGCACCTGTTCGAGCGCGTACCGGCCTACCTGGGAAGTCACACCACGCGCCTCTTGAAAGCGCCGCGTGCCTTCTGGGCCGATGTTGGGCTTGCAGTCTTCCTGGCCGGCTACTACACCGCCGCTGACCTGGCCGGCGCGCGTGAAGTGGGCGCCTTTTTCGAGACGCTGATCTATCAGCATCTGCGCGTCAGCAGCGGGTTGTTGGCACCCCGCGCGCGGCTGCACTTCTGGCGCACGCAGACGGGTGATGAAGTAGACTTCGTGCTAGAGCACGGTCGGCGCGTCGTGGGCATCGAGGTCAAGATGACCAATTCCCCTGGTTACCGGCACAGCGCCGGCTTGGTCAAGTTCCTGGCAGAGTATCCCCAGGCGGTTGGCGGCATCCTGGTGCATGGCGGCCAGACCATCCGGCGCCTGGACGAAAAGATCGTCGCGGTGCCCTGGCCGCTGCTGACCGGGTGA
- the cas10d gene encoding type I-D CRISPR-associated protein Cas10d/Csc3 produces the protein MTDFDLQHISLLMGKTTASVFSEYLDQVGNRALLGYRRHLQWGGKQGESLYTHVLNGVQVLETLRPLLGLSDTEARVLYTAFTVHDLNKVLQTQEGFGKLATAENVAQEVRRLGLDEFFPAWEHHIEDITSLIRGHSGHHHSGGERLIVRRELVYGLGLARVNALLHLMRAADVVDLSHTLEERTHKQAFLGHVNAYLADTGQARQLQWFTHRLTEQRGILTNVIHNAIVEDLAGQYHLTPLLYYPDGVAYLVEKGQMVTVDADDLARVGAGVAGVIAGLTTGKFDEFIQSTGQGIKVDGKCLELGVPFRSIWREINNQVQRRKFNPVDVDAKARDWAQRGFVKASNVYPAQAERVRAALAGAAPLVSTDSNRLRLAELVRSYYIFLNKHFAKSIPDGWAHIYHLLDLSEERWSYYAYFDALWARAYVLAADLALTEEEAYRRIERDGEAVTGTGGQGGDVRVQLFTDYLRLYALFENGERPADFGDHLAHYVANEHHQCVFCSGPFPTDKWMSADVRSDITVQTFSNRLRGGPGEPKKYICGVCQHQFLLEKLTYPEVRGEKTMYLHLYPYSFLTRPFIQGLNATIRRIVSEDTAVQALNMNVTQAMSDYLANRTVTPTFRARTEKDKPQPYGVYLPRYAETTGNLLIFPINPAGANDTERFLFALWNALLLQRHFGVKVLLSNMSVAPLGKEEMPDLYVDNIPLGCSGLLRRNDYAQFLGETDRTGPLEELWQDVGHLFALRGLTFSDGTDHIAALVRALLGNPLTIYYETEKLLERRVRSQSKGPGGLLTSLAQQAHPHVRSLALSRGGPFMTQLNFQLQRLATIAWQNGLRGRSLEKSSLLFPLDDVLQKLSYAGGAADTETLKAAAVQDIFDHLTRIADDRYKPGRKKWEAIKQFVNGWFGDVLGGVYGGNHRKLLNDDKLLRSAFHFYVREQIVAKIPTGQDELTVDETTPEDGAPDA, from the coding sequence TTGACCGATTTCGACTTACAGCACATTTCTCTCTTGATGGGCAAGACGACAGCGTCAGTTTTTTCCGAATATCTCGATCAGGTTGGCAATCGGGCGTTGCTCGGCTACCGCCGACATTTGCAGTGGGGAGGCAAACAGGGCGAGAGCCTGTACACCCATGTGCTGAACGGCGTCCAGGTGTTGGAAACCCTACGCCCCCTGCTGGGATTGTCAGACACGGAGGCGCGTGTCCTGTACACGGCGTTTACCGTCCATGACCTCAACAAGGTCCTGCAAACCCAGGAGGGATTTGGCAAGCTAGCGACTGCAGAAAACGTGGCACAAGAGGTTCGCCGACTGGGGCTTGACGAATTTTTCCCGGCTTGGGAACACCACATCGAGGACATCACCAGCCTGATCCGCGGCCATTCCGGGCACCATCACAGCGGCGGCGAGCGCCTGATCGTCAGGCGAGAACTGGTCTATGGCCTGGGTCTGGCACGTGTCAACGCTCTTCTACACCTGATGCGGGCCGCAGATGTAGTGGATCTCTCGCACACGCTTGAGGAGCGAACGCACAAGCAGGCGTTCCTGGGTCACGTTAACGCCTATCTGGCCGACACTGGTCAGGCGCGCCAGCTGCAGTGGTTCACCCATCGCCTCACCGAACAGCGCGGCATCCTGACCAACGTGATCCACAACGCCATTGTTGAGGACTTAGCTGGCCAATACCACCTCACGCCGCTGCTCTACTACCCGGATGGTGTGGCTTATCTCGTGGAGAAGGGTCAGATGGTGACGGTCGACGCGGACGACCTGGCTCGCGTCGGCGCCGGAGTAGCCGGGGTCATCGCCGGGCTGACGACCGGCAAGTTCGATGAGTTCATTCAATCCACCGGACAAGGCATCAAGGTAGATGGCAAATGTCTGGAGTTGGGCGTGCCTTTCCGAAGCATCTGGCGGGAAATCAACAACCAGGTGCAGCGGCGTAAGTTCAATCCTGTTGATGTGGACGCCAAGGCGCGCGACTGGGCGCAGCGTGGTTTCGTCAAAGCCAGCAATGTCTATCCGGCCCAGGCCGAACGGGTGCGGGCAGCGCTGGCCGGCGCAGCGCCCTTGGTTAGCACGGACTCCAACCGCCTGCGGCTGGCCGAGCTGGTTCGCTCCTACTATATCTTTCTCAACAAGCACTTCGCGAAGTCTATCCCCGATGGCTGGGCACACATCTACCACTTGCTGGACCTATCGGAAGAGCGGTGGTCCTACTATGCCTATTTCGATGCTCTGTGGGCGCGGGCCTACGTGTTGGCGGCCGATCTTGCTCTGACCGAGGAGGAGGCGTATCGCCGCATCGAACGCGATGGCGAAGCCGTGACCGGAACCGGCGGCCAGGGGGGAGACGTCAGGGTGCAACTATTCACGGATTACCTGCGACTCTATGCTCTCTTCGAGAATGGCGAAAGGCCGGCCGACTTCGGCGACCACTTGGCGCACTACGTAGCCAACGAGCATCACCAGTGCGTCTTCTGCAGCGGCCCGTTCCCCACGGACAAGTGGATGTCGGCTGATGTGCGTTCCGACATTACCGTGCAGACCTTCTCCAACCGCCTGCGGGGCGGCCCCGGCGAGCCGAAGAAGTACATCTGCGGCGTCTGTCAGCATCAGTTCCTGTTGGAGAAGTTGACCTACCCGGAAGTGCGGGGCGAGAAGACCATGTACCTGCACCTCTATCCCTACTCCTTCCTAACCCGGCCCTTTATCCAGGGCCTCAACGCCACGATACGCCGCATCGTCAGCGAGGACACGGCGGTGCAGGCCCTAAACATGAACGTCACGCAGGCGATGAGCGACTATCTTGCCAACCGCACGGTGACGCCAACGTTCCGGGCGCGCACCGAGAAGGACAAGCCACAGCCCTACGGTGTCTACCTGCCGCGCTACGCTGAGACCACCGGCAATCTGCTGATCTTCCCCATCAACCCGGCTGGCGCCAACGATACCGAACGTTTTCTGTTTGCCCTGTGGAACGCACTGCTCTTGCAGCGCCACTTCGGCGTCAAGGTGCTGCTAAGCAACATGTCGGTGGCGCCGCTGGGCAAGGAGGAGATGCCCGATCTGTACGTGGATAACATCCCACTGGGCTGCAGCGGCCTGCTGCGGCGCAACGACTACGCCCAGTTCCTGGGCGAGACGGACCGCACCGGTCCGCTGGAGGAACTGTGGCAGGATGTCGGTCATCTGTTCGCTCTGCGCGGGCTGACCTTTAGCGACGGGACAGATCATATCGCGGCCCTGGTGCGGGCGCTGCTAGGGAACCCTTTGACGATCTACTACGAGACGGAAAAGCTGCTCGAAAGGCGGGTGCGCAGCCAGTCCAAGGGGCCGGGCGGCTTGCTCACATCGCTGGCCCAGCAGGCGCATCCCCATGTTCGATCTCTTGCTCTCAGCCGAGGAGGACCTTTCATGACACAACTCAATTTCCAACTTCAGCGCTTGGCCACGATCGCCTGGCAAAATGGCTTGCGCGGCCGGTCGCTTGAGAAGAGCAGCCTGTTGTTCCCACTGGACGATGTGCTGCAGAAGCTCAGCTACGCCGGCGGCGCCGCCGACACCGAAACCCTCAAGGCCGCCGCCGTCCAGGACATCTTCGACCACCTCACCCGCATTGCGGACGACCGCTACAAACCCGGCCGCAAAAAGTGGGAGGCCATCAAGCAGTTCGTAAACGGCTGGTTTGGCGATGTGTTGGGCGGCGTCTACGGAGGCAACCATCGTAAGCTGCTCAACGACGACAAGCTGCTGCGCTCGGCGTTCCACTTCTACGTGCGCGAGCAGATCGTTGCCAAGATCCCAACCGGCCAGGACGAGCTGACCGTTGACGAAACGACGCCGGAAGACGGCGCTCCCGACGCATAA
- the cas6 gene encoding CRISPR-associated endoribonuclease Cas6 translates to MAPTENGLPTDDRTTSQAVVPRAAANDRPVYALVIKLAAVEATVLPLAHGDWLNAAFYAAIEAAQPELAAQLHASGGRKPFTLSLIQDLPQANGRTDVRLSVGRRCWFRLTMVNSDLLDAFIQRLLTVVNVELRVGPTRFVIEEVLGTPGSHDWAGYTTTEALRHHVRPREGVRIQFLSPMAFSRVHRADNGRHIFSVIPEPKLVWSSLRSVWRQVTGEEIADDFEPWVERNVVISQVHHWKTVMMPFHRGPVAGGLGDITYLCLMPEHPWLATWCWLADFAFYSGVGYKTTQGMGQCRVVAEG, encoded by the coding sequence ATGGCACCAACCGAGAACGGCTTGCCGACAGATGATCGAACAACGAGCCAGGCGGTAGTTCCCCGAGCAGCGGCAAACGATCGCCCGGTGTATGCCCTCGTCATCAAGTTGGCGGCCGTGGAGGCAACCGTGTTGCCCCTGGCCCATGGAGACTGGTTGAATGCTGCATTTTACGCAGCCATCGAAGCCGCACAGCCGGAATTGGCGGCACAACTGCATGCGTCTGGTGGACGGAAACCGTTTACGCTTTCCCTGATTCAGGACTTGCCTCAAGCGAACGGACGGACCGATGTGCGCCTGTCTGTCGGGCGGCGCTGCTGGTTCCGCCTGACTATGGTGAACAGCGATCTACTGGACGCATTCATCCAGCGCTTACTGACTGTGGTGAATGTCGAGCTGCGCGTTGGTCCGACGCGTTTTGTCATCGAAGAAGTGTTGGGAACGCCAGGCAGCCATGACTGGGCAGGTTACACGACTACCGAAGCGTTGCGCCACCATGTGCGACCGCGTGAGGGCGTGCGTATCCAGTTTCTCAGCCCGATGGCCTTCAGTCGCGTCCATCGTGCTGACAACGGGCGTCACATCTTCAGCGTGATTCCGGAACCAAAGTTGGTGTGGAGCAGCCTGCGCAGCGTCTGGAGACAGGTGACAGGCGAAGAAATCGCAGATGACTTCGAGCCCTGGGTAGAACGCAACGTCGTCATTTCACAAGTGCATCATTGGAAGACGGTCATGATGCCGTTTCACCGAGGGCCGGTCGCCGGTGGTTTGGGCGACATCACCTACCTCTGTCTGATGCCCGAGCATCCCTGGTTAGCCACCTGGTGCTGGTTGGCCGATTTCGCCTTCTACAGCGGCGTTGGCTACAAGACGACGCAGGGGATGGGGCAGTGTCGGGTGGTGGCGGAGGGATAG
- the purQ gene encoding phosphoribosylformylglycinamidine synthase I translates to MKPRVLILHAPGTNRDREAALACDRAGGQAQIVHINELSAAPARLHDFQMLVLPGGFSFGDDLGAGKLWALELRYRLGDALAQFHAARRPILGICNGFQALVKTGFLPGPLTEDAPTANATGSPSDLVQTATLTRNAAGHFECRWVTLQPQPDSVCVFTRGLDELIACPVAHGEGRFELAAAADLPRLRAAGQIALTYVDAEGAPAAGAYPLNPNGSLADIAGICDRTGTIFGLMPHPEDHLSPVQHPAASRGLHGRLGLALFANGIRYAGG, encoded by the coding sequence ATGAAGCCACGCGTATTGATCCTACACGCGCCTGGCACGAATCGCGACCGTGAGGCGGCGCTGGCGTGTGATCGGGCTGGCGGGCAGGCGCAGATCGTGCATATCAACGAACTGAGCGCGGCGCCGGCGCGGCTGCACGATTTTCAGATGCTGGTGCTGCCCGGCGGGTTTTCCTTTGGCGACGACCTGGGCGCGGGCAAGCTGTGGGCGCTGGAACTGCGTTACCGGCTGGGCGACGCGTTGGCGCAATTCCACGCCGCGCGCCGGCCCATCCTGGGCATCTGCAACGGCTTCCAGGCGCTGGTCAAGACCGGTTTCTTGCCGGGACCGCTGACTGAGGACGCACCCACGGCCAACGCGACCGGTTCGCCATCCGACCTGGTGCAGACCGCCACGTTGACCCGCAACGCGGCCGGCCATTTCGAGTGCCGTTGGGTCACGCTGCAACCGCAGCCCGACAGCGTCTGCGTCTTCACACGTGGGCTGGACGAGCTGATCGCCTGCCCGGTCGCGCACGGCGAAGGGCGCTTCGAGTTGGCCGCGGCCGCTGACCTGCCGCGTTTGCGGGCGGCCGGGCAGATCGCGTTGACCTACGTAGACGCGGAGGGCGCGCCCGCGGCCGGCGCGTATCCTCTCAACCCCAACGGCTCGCTGGCGGACATCGCCGGCATTTGCGACCGCACCGGAACCATCTTCGGCCTCATGCCGCACCCGGAGGATCACCTCAGTCCGGTGCAACACCCTGCCGCGTCCCGCGGCCTTCACGGCCGGCTCGGCCTGGCGCTGTTCGCCAACGGGATTCGTTACGCGGGGGGGTAG
- a CDS encoding N-6 DNA methylase produces the protein MNFKALESAQKLRGGYYTPEPIAAFLSRWALAGGARRVLEPSCGDGVFFSTLSASITEANLWPGIVVDAVEIVPEEAGKADHRADGLRAAGAEVKIANEDFFRWLERAGSGRQWDAVIGNPPYIRYQYFDEDQRNWAELTFRRAGIPFTKRTNAWVPFVIASVEHLSPGGRLAMVIPAELLHIAHADGLRRLLEREMEQITVINLREMVFAGALQGIILLLAVKRRHAPAVQFVREPQLSLFPVELCEESTALQIIEIDSADDLLHIDLALNHRTSVTTSTQGLDGNWMLAVLAPEERHLVARLNRHPSVERFAQIADVDIGIVTGANDFFVVDQQTVNYYELQAIAFPMLAKSNLIGGITYTAQDHAANAQAGKAVYLLRFPKKPFAELPAKMAEYIRLGETRSLHTRFKCRIREPWYVVPYVWVSEVAMLKRSHKYPRLVLNEFGAYSTDTAYRIRMRPEYRSRGRDLTFSFMNSLTFLSAELEGRHYGGGVLEMVPSEIERLLIPLGRMEAQELAEVDAMVRRRMDVDELLQVTDPLILQNGLGLSPIETAILQTAHRRLRDRRLRVK, from the coding sequence ATGAACTTCAAGGCTCTGGAGAGTGCGCAAAAGCTCCGCGGCGGCTACTACACGCCGGAACCGATCGCCGCGTTTCTCAGTCGGTGGGCGTTGGCTGGTGGCGCGCGGCGCGTGCTGGAGCCAAGCTGTGGGGACGGCGTTTTTTTCTCGACTCTCAGCGCCTCTATCACGGAAGCGAATTTGTGGCCGGGCATCGTGGTGGATGCGGTCGAAATCGTCCCCGAAGAAGCGGGGAAAGCTGACCACCGCGCCGATGGGTTGCGCGCGGCGGGCGCCGAGGTCAAGATCGCCAACGAGGATTTCTTTCGCTGGCTGGAACGGGCGGGGTCAGGCCGGCAATGGGACGCGGTGATCGGCAATCCCCCCTACATCCGCTACCAATACTTCGACGAGGACCAACGCAACTGGGCAGAACTGACCTTCCGTCGGGCAGGAATCCCGTTCACGAAGCGCACCAATGCGTGGGTGCCCTTCGTGATCGCCAGCGTCGAGCACCTGAGTCCCGGCGGACGGCTGGCGATGGTGATTCCCGCGGAACTGCTGCACATTGCTCACGCCGACGGGTTGCGGCGCTTGCTCGAACGTGAGATGGAGCAAATCACTGTCATCAACCTGCGGGAAATGGTCTTTGCAGGCGCCTTGCAGGGTATCATCCTGCTTCTGGCCGTGAAGCGCCGTCATGCGCCCGCGGTGCAGTTTGTCCGCGAGCCGCAGTTGAGTCTGTTTCCAGTCGAATTGTGCGAAGAGAGCACCGCGCTCCAGATTATCGAGATAGACAGCGCGGATGATTTGCTGCACATAGATCTCGCCCTCAACCATCGCACGTCCGTCACCACTTCGACGCAGGGGCTAGATGGCAACTGGATGCTGGCCGTGTTGGCGCCCGAGGAACGCCATCTCGTCGCCCGCCTGAACCGGCATCCCTCGGTCGAACGGTTTGCCCAAATCGCCGATGTGGACATCGGCATCGTGACGGGCGCGAACGATTTCTTCGTGGTTGACCAGCAAACGGTCAACTACTACGAGCTACAGGCCATCGCGTTCCCGATGTTGGCGAAAAGCAACCTGATCGGCGGCATCACCTATACCGCACAGGATCACGCCGCCAACGCGCAAGCAGGTAAGGCCGTCTACCTGCTCCGCTTCCCCAAGAAACCCTTCGCTGAACTGCCGGCGAAGATGGCCGAATACATCCGACTGGGCGAAACTCGAAGCTTACACACGCGCTTCAAGTGCCGGATCCGAGAGCCCTGGTACGTCGTGCCGTATGTCTGGGTTTCCGAGGTCGCCATGCTCAAGCGCAGCCACAAGTATCCGCGTCTGGTGTTGAACGAGTTCGGCGCCTACTCGACCGACACCGCCTACCGCATCCGCATGCGGCCTGAATACAGGTCACGTGGCCGCGACCTGACCTTTTCCTTTATGAACTCCCTGACGTTTCTCTCCGCCGAGCTTGAAGGGCGGCACTACGGCGGCGGTGTGCTGGAGATGGTCCCCAGCGAGATCGAGCGGCTGCTGATTCCGTTGGGACGCATGGAGGCGCAGGAGCTTGCGGAAGTGGATGCGATGGTGCGTCGCCGGATGGACGTGGATGAACTATTGCAGGTCACCGATCCGCTGATCCTCCAGAACGGCCTGGGGTTGTCTCCAATCGAGACGGCTATCCTCCAAACGGCGCATCGAAGACTGCGAGATCGGCGATTGAGAGTGAAGTGA